In Engraulis encrasicolus isolate BLACKSEA-1 chromosome 15, IST_EnEncr_1.0, whole genome shotgun sequence, the genomic window TCTAGAACCTGCAGCACTGGAACACGGCGATTTGGCCTAGTAAACCTGACAATTGTTTTCAGAGTCagaacgccagaggagttacaactcgaaatgaattcagttggcaaaaaaaaacaagcgcgacaaccgcgaggattattaccgttgacatgagaatatctcactgagtcgcaaatgtgcgcgattgcaacacaaacattcagtgagagtagatattgacaatttcagtttgacaatcttcaaaatgcatcacacggaatgttttgcaattatggcacaggcaagatttctggaagttgtttaggctatgtgttccatgcaatgcatgaggaaatgtaggctatgtcgggctggtagcctactcacacacaataatgtctctctatgttcaccttaaacaataacgtctcttaagtctaccacttatgaaaaagcttTCAAACagcacctaccacggcagagggattaatgttttcagcatgcaaacacttcatatttagtaggtctgctgaagcagcaggtggagaggagaaacgactggagcgcagtctgaaagcgtctgtcaattaaacgctatggtgacgtgcatacccaaattccaaacctatattttgagaatagattaacgtgcgatattttctttatcgcgcgacaagagtctcacattatcgcagcacgttaacgccgataacggcccaccactaatttttTTATATTATAAAATTCCAGTTTTCTATTTGACATGCAAGGCTGCCCACGTTTTAGGCAATGTTCTCTTTTTCTTATTCATACAAAATCGTGCGCGCTGGAGACTCAAGCCCAACTAGTTTCGAAATATGCAGACGTTTAAATAGTGATGGCTATGTAGccaactgttgttgtttttgttatatGAGGAGCGTCCATCAACGCCATTCAGGACTGTGTTTTGTATAACATAATGCTGGGTTAGCCaaatgttttgctgaaaaataaatataaaatttcCACTTGGACTTAAATGCTTGTCTACTGTTTTCTCCTTCAAATGGTCTCGTCATTATCATTAATATTGCTAGTAGGCtagtactactactgctattactattattattcaattattagactatatcatatttttattattatatacatTGGCAAAGGCAACAACCACTTTCTCCTGCTTAAAACGACGGAAAAGGTTCAATATCGCGATCCATCGCTCCTTTTATTCAGGAGATGCACCACGGGGGACAGGCCATGGCTAGCCAATAATAATTATTAGGATTACATGTTACATTGTCAATATTCTGGATTCAGAAAAggcagggtaatatttttttccatttcacttGTTTGCATCAATTGTAACGTGAGCTGTCAACAGCTATTATGGTCAAATGCACTGGAGGGGTGGGGCTCCATCATACAGTGTTTAAAATGATTAATTTTAACTTATTAAACTTTTATTTCATATGTGAACGTGATGATGAGTGGCATATAAGATTATGCACAATGTATTATTCTTAATATCCTCAGTAGATTTTGGTAGGTTTGTTGAGTATTGCTGTGATGGAGCTGTATTGCAGCTCGTGCCACCTAAAGTGTGTCATGTACTATACGGCTAAGAATCGGCCAGTAATGTGGTCAGCTAAGCACAGCGTGTTTAATTTCTCAAACTAATGACACGAATTGCCTTGAGCAGTAGGCCAACGTCGGAATCATGCGGGAATCGCGGGCGGGAGCGGGACAACTATTACAAGTGCGGGCGGGAGCGGGACTGAAAATCATAATTATTTGCGGGAGCGGGCGGGAGCGGGCGGGAGCGGGACTGAACACTGCGGGAGCGGGCGGGCGCGGGACTGGAAAATCTGTCCCGCGCAGGCCTCTACTATACGGTTAAGAATCGGCCAGTAATGTGGTCAGCTAAGCACAGCGTGTTTAATTTCTCAAACTAATGACACGAATTGCCTTGAGCAGTAGGCCAACGTCGGAATCATGCGGGAATCATGCGGGAATCGCGGGCGGGAGCGGGACAAACTATTACAAGTGCGGGCCGGAGCGGGACTGAAAATCATAATTATTTGTGGGAGCGGGACTGAACACTGCGGGAgcgggcgcgcgcgcgcaggcCTCTAGTGCATATGTCCAACTTAAGACAATGGGAGCTATAGAATTTTACACTGAAATTCTTGAATTACTGGGGAAATCCGTACTCCCTAAAGGGTTAAGGTTGTTCATTGTATCCTGGGCGATGGTGCCTCAAATTGCAGAGAGGCCTTTTTGGCAaatagagggttgcaggttcggacctcactgaccccattgatgtgtccttgagcaagatacttaaccccaaattgcctctggtggcagggtggtacctggtgtgtgaatgggtaaacgtgaggcatacaatgtaaagcgttttcagtgctcaaaggagtgaacacagagagagtttagattgagaggggacatatggcggccatcttggtgacgccttcggagtgctatttcgcgattaagtagaccagatctgagagtcaatgggaaaaataaatggggaaactgagtataggacggaggggaacccagcggttgtgaaacccatatggttgaaacgaccgtgaaaaactgatcaatctagactacttggttgtgtcatacgagtcaaaataaagctttttaagccacttttctcacgttttttttgacagagcgcaggcgcagtagttccataacggcacgagagcaacggcttttcacaactgagcatgtgcataattttgcgtgcgccgatgcagccagatgattggatcactggcaacgcagctcagcaggcacattggctcttgttaccagaaaggcgggagatgtgcgggtagacgccatatttgcgttacgaatcttcaccgttaatttctatgtacctgccctatctccccttactagaatatttctggtgAACAGTCGCTAATATATAAATGCAGTCTATTTACCATACCATATCACACAAACATCATATAATGACATAATTATGAATATAagcagctattttttttttttttttaactttttaggAAAGTTTTGTGTCATCATACCGTATCTCAGCTCACAGATCTGACTGTCTCTCTTCTGCAGCCTCTCGCAGATCTTAGTGGGCGGGACATGGTTACTTAGGGGGCGTGTCACTTCCCCTGTCACTCTGGCTGCAGCATCAGTGGATGCTCCCAGGTAGTAGCACTAGGAGGTGAGAATTGGATGTTATAACATAGCTATTATTATGTATGCAATAGAGATATTACAACAGTGTTAttatgattagtgtgtgtgtgtgtgtgtgtgtgtgtgtgtgtgtgtgtgtgtgtgtgtgtgtgtgtgtgtgtgtgtgtgtgtgtgtgtgtgtgtgtgtgtaagtgtgtgtaagtgcttgcataagcatgtgcgtgcgcatgtctgtgtgaaaCAATATGAGAGAATAAAGTCATTACATCCCATTTCgcagaacaagtgtgtgtgtgtgtgtgtgtgtgtgtgtgtgtgtgtgtgtgtgtgtgtgtgtgtgtgtgtgtgtgtgggtgttctcaCCAGGCGGCTGTCTTTCCCCGTGGCCCTAGCGCAGGCCTCCGTGAGGCTCTCCTCCACTAGAGCATTGCTCAGCTCTGAGTGTGCGTCAACCAGAGATTTATACAGCCGCTCTAGAAAACTCACACAAACttcagatgcgcacacacagacacacacccgcatgcgTACGcccgcacagtcacacacacacacacacacacacacacacacacacacacacacacacacacacacaccctattagTCTAATGAAGCAATATTAGAAACATAGAAAACATAGAAAACAATATTTTCATATAGCTATAGGCATAAGGGGCAGTTAATAAAAAGAAAGGCCAGTAGTCACGTTTTAGGCTACGCATAGAGCCTAGttgtttttttcatcatggctTGATCATGATGCTCCTGCCCAAGTTTAGGCTAATAGGACCTTCAGTAGCCTAAATCTTGAACAcacttgcatttctgaattttaGTGCCACAGGTGGACTCTGTAATATTGCTTTATCATTCAATCTGAATAAGGCTGCGTTGTTGGCTACTCTAGATGAATGAATACACAACTGGCGGTGGTCAACCAAGAGGCAGGCTTTCTCACATTACTACTGGGGGGTCATGCAGCTACTGACAGTTCGGACATAGGACAGCACTACTGCTACTATTTTTAGATGCAGAAACTTCTCATGCGCTAAAAACCGTGCAGCCCACGCTCACCTTCGCAATCGTCGGCATCGATAAGACTAACGACAACACTCAAAACCAACACGATGTACACTACATTTGAAACGGGCATTGTGAAATTGTAATAAAACAAATCACAAGTTCCACTGTGCAGACTTCAATACCCAGTTACCCCTTGGTCCACTCTGTTGGTGTACAGGAAGAGAACGAGTTTCATTGGCTGAGAGATGAGGTCAAGACTGATTTGATTGGTCAAATGAACAGGCACTCTACATTTTGCATGCTCTCCGATTGGTGAAAGAACTAGAAAGTGACTTCTCATTGGGCAATATTGACCGGCTAGTTCCAACCTACTTCCGGTAAAATCTAGTGCATTTTAGTGAAGCATGGCTGCTATTGGGGTACATTTCGGATACACATGTGCTTGTGTAGCGATATTTAAGGTAAGTTATGGCGAACAGAAATACCCGAGTGTATACATTGTTTAACAGTATGCATAGGTAATGACCAAACATGATTTATGAAATTGGATTTTTCACTAGATGCCATGACGAAGTTCAGAGAAAGTTAGCCAAGAAGCTAACCGGCATTCATTCAAACATGACTTCAGATTCAGGACTTCAGCCAGGATCTTATGGAATTTGTGTAGTACAGGGCGTTTCGCACATTATTCTGCATTTGTCTTTGTTGTATTGTCTTACCTTTGTTGTTCTGCTTTGATCTGCAAGGATGGACGGGCTGACGTAGTTGCAAACGATGCTGGGGACCGAGTTACCCCAGCTGTGGTGGCGTACAGAGACACCGAGCAGGTACTGGGCTAGACTGTCATTTTCCTGATGATACATGTACTCTCTTAATTCCTTATGATACATCTCAACTAACTGATGTTTTCTTACGAAATATCTTATCATAATCAATGGTAATGTTGTACAAGCCAAGGTCGAGATGATAATAATTGTGCCACAGCGTCACAGGGGCCACAATCTCTTGTGGTGTGCCCACTGCCCATCACTGGCATATGTCATGCATTCCTTGTTCTGTTTGTGGAGGGcatagataaacaaatatacaatTTGTTTTTAGATTGTGGGAATA contains:
- the cdnf gene encoding cerebral dopamine neurotrophic factor → MPVSNVVYIVLVLSVVVSLIDADDCEVCVSFLERLYKSLVDAHSELSNALVEESLTEACARATGKDSRLCYYLGASTDAAARVTGEVTRPLSNHVPPTKICERLQKRDSQICELRYEKPVLDWSRDALAKMRVLELKRLLSLWGEECRACLEKGEFIDLIQQVAPKHSAAATHHQHQQYNTHTAEL